A window of Methanobrevibacter ruminantium contains these coding sequences:
- a CDS encoding deoxyhypusine synthase, translating into MKVDQLKLKKEMTVSELIEQFDKSGVLGAGRVARASNLLVDMINDENMDIFMSLGGPLVPGGMRNIVADLIREKRIKVLMTSGANITHDLLEAFGGRHYRDLGTNDEELNDAGIGRIADVYTQGEDFELFESEITKIFEIISEKLDNDEDNGIISIQRLLKEVGLLIDDDNSILRQAALNDVSIFAPGLIDSMFGLQLWMFTQDHTLVVDAVGDMHYLSDLVFESEKIGAVMLGGGLPKHYTLASNLLKGGIDAGLQITMDRPETGSLSGAPLEEAKSWSKAKHGSNLVTVIGDVTIIFPLIVADALNRID; encoded by the coding sequence ATGAAAGTTGATCAATTGAAATTAAAGAAGGAAATGACTGTTAGTGAACTGATTGAACAGTTTGACAAATCAGGCGTTTTAGGAGCTGGAAGAGTTGCTAGAGCTTCTAATTTGCTTGTTGACATGATTAATGATGAGAATATGGACATCTTCATGAGTTTAGGTGGTCCATTGGTTCCTGGGGGAATGCGCAATATCGTTGCTGATTTAATCAGGGAAAAAAGAATCAAGGTATTGATGACAAGCGGAGCTAATATCACTCACGATCTTCTCGAAGCCTTTGGAGGCAGGCATTATAGGGACCTTGGAACCAATGATGAAGAGCTTAATGATGCTGGAATAGGCCGAATTGCTGATGTTTACACTCAAGGGGAAGACTTTGAACTATTTGAAAGCGAGATAACCAAGATATTTGAAATCATCAGCGAAAAGTTGGATAATGATGAGGATAATGGAATAATTTCCATTCAAAGGCTTTTGAAGGAAGTTGGTCTTTTGATTGATGATGATAATTCAATCCTCAGGCAAGCTGCATTGAATGATGTTTCAATCTTTGCTCCAGGGCTCATTGACAGCATGTTCGGTCTTCAGTTATGGATGTTTACACAGGACCACACTCTCGTAGTGGATGCTGTTGGAGACATGCATTACTTGTCAGACCTTGTATTTGAGTCTGAAAAGATTGGTGCAGTTATGTTAGGTGGAGGTCTTCCAAAGCATTACACCCTTGCTTCAAACCTTTTGAAGGGAGGAATAGATGCAGGCCTTCAAATAACTATGGACAGGCCTGAAACCGGTAGTTTAAGCGGTGCTCCTTTAGAAGAGGCAAAATCATGGTCCAAGGCAAAGCATGGATCCAATTTAGTTACTGTCATTGGTGATGTGACTATCATTTTCCCATTGATAGTGGCTGATGCATTGAATAGAATCGATTAA